A segment of the Streptomyces sp. L2 genome:
GGTACGACGGTCAGAGCGGCCGGCAGGTCGTGGTGGCCTCGCGGGGTCAGGCCGATCGTGCCGTTCCACCGGACGGCTGCACGCATTCCTGCACGGCGCGCACCACGGGCCCCTCACACGGGCTACGGGGACCCCGTCTGACCGCCGGTCAGGCGAGCCTGGCGGCCACCGCGTCCAGGACCCAGTCCAGGCCGGTCGTGAAGGAGGTCTCGGCGTCCACGTGCCTGCCGTCGTGCACGGCCTTGGCCAGGGCCGGGAAGCGGCCGGTGTCGAGCATCCTCGTCACGTGCGGACCGTGGGCGCGCTGCCAGTCGAGCTTGGAGAGGCCGGTGGCGCGCTCGGCGCGCAGGTTCGCGATCTCGCGCCGGACCGCGCCGGTGACGTACGCGCTGACGGTCTCCACGGCGCGCATGACGGTGTCGACGCCGGCGAGACCGTCGAGGGCGGCCAGCTTGGCCTCGGTCACGGCGAGGCCGTTCGGGCCCAGGGTCGGGCGGCCGCCGAGCAGGTCGGCGAGCCATTCGTGGCGGAGGGCCGCCTGCCGGGTCCGGTGGGCGAGGAC
Coding sequences within it:
- a CDS encoding TetR/AcrR family transcriptional regulator translates to MTVWDRPEPPSRPVPLDRERIVAAAVALADEGGLEAVSLRKVAARLNAGPMRLYGYIATKEELFDLMVDEVQGEILPEERPGDWRDALRVLAHRTRQAALRHEWLADLLGGRPTLGPNGLAVTEAKLAALDGLAGVDTVMRAVETVSAYVTGAVRREIANLRAERATGLSKLDWQRAHGPHVTRMLDTGRFPALAKAVHDGRHVDAETSFTTGLDWVLDAVAARLA